CACTAAGACGTAATCAATATCATCAACTTAAACAGATCATCATTAGGGATCTAATCTAGGCTTAATTGGCTCGAGATACCATTGTTAGAATAAATCCAGCAGGATTGACATTATTGGCTCTTAAGCCTAGATATTAGATCACCTAATTACTTAGATCAGAGAGGTAGATTAGGATCTTCCCACCAATCGAAGCAGCCCGTGGTGTAGGCGATGCTAAGTCCCATGCCTGCTTGATGCAGGCTCGATGTAGATGCTCGCAGCGGGTAGCAGTGTCCCTCCGGGCAGCACCCACACTGCCCTGGAGCAGGGGCAGAGCTTGGAGATGATCTTCCAGTCGTGCAGCACTCCCTCAGATCGGTTGGGGTTTTAGGGATGTGGGGAGAATGACTAAACCGTATGTGAAATAGTCAGATTGTAGATATCGGCTGCTCCCCCAATCTAATATATGTGCGTTGGTGATAGGGGACCAAAACCATTTATTGGTTAGGGTGCCCCCGATCAGAGTGTGTTAGTTAGGGTGAGGGAAACATACGTTGGTGTGTGGCCCCTCCCCTTGACGTTGTCTTTTTCGATGTCGAGTCGGTGTAGCCGGTGTCGGGGAAGtcgtcgtggagccgcgggcgtaaggaggcgccgagttagtcatgggtgcggtggtgtcgaagtagtggtgcgccaggaagtagatgatgttgacgacgcgtcgcgccgggTGTGCCAAGCCCGGGAACacatcgtggatgaaggcacgcatcggtgttgccagcaccgggcatgcgtagactaggacctgcacgagctgtacgccatgtcggagaagtcggagaggccagcagagaaggactcgacgacggttgcggcgtcaatcaatgtcgcccgcggttgtcggagtggacgaagtggtcggggtagatgacgatgACGCTAGCgatgggctggtgctggacgaagacgaacggGATGGACGGGACGCTGCAATGGCTacgggggtagcggcggcggcggctgaagaagagcggcgacggcggctaggttaggagcgcggcgaCGATGCTCGAAAGAAAGAACCCGACGGCATGATGAAGACCGGCGCGGGCGGTggtgttcccgcgccaagggaggcgaCGCAGTGCATACCACGTGAAGTCAACGTGCAGGGATGGCGGGGTGGACCAAGGactgcggcgctacggcccgaaggggcgacgcagtagCGGCGAGCAGGTCGGAGCGACGGCAAGAAGAccttggggcggcggcggggaccgcggaccacgacgctgcggcccgaaggggtGACGCAACGGGGGTTCGCGATTCGGTGCAGTCGCGGGGACAACCTTAGGACGGCGGCGTGGACCATGTGCCAcactcgctacggcccgacggggcgacacgGCGGCGGCGCAAGGGTCGGTGCAGCCATGAGATGGCCTGGAGCGGACGGTcttggggcggcggtggaccgcgggccgcgacacTACGATCCGAAGGGACGACACAGCGATGACGCGGGTCGATGCAACcaggagaagaaccacggggcggcggcccGATGGGGTGACGCAGCGACAGCCCATTGCTCAATCGgtagaggggcgcgctgaactcgggacgGTCTTTCACGGGGCCTGTGAAGGTGCGGGCAATCGACGGATCAGGTCGGTCGCACGGCATAGATCACGCATGTATACAGCTGATCAGACCGAACATGCAATGAAGATGGAGTGACTAGACGCGAAGGCGAAGACAACGAGTTCTGCAGCGATCGCGTCACATGAGCATGCAACTAAGCCACGAGCACACATGCTGGACAGGAAGTTGATTTGTACGTATATACGAACAATCAGCCAACATGCACACAACACGGATCGGGCCAGCGCAACGCACGCCATGCGAGCAAAGCCGGTGCACCACACACATATGTCCCGTCCCATCTTGCTTGAAGTGGATGGAGGTTGTAGGATCCCCGATTGGATCAAGGCGACGACGGCCAGCGCATACCGACATGCGGATGGAGGCGTGGACAGCGGTCGTTCCTGGCCTCCGTGTAGCACACAAGGCCGTCGAGTCGAAGAAGACGCCAGTCGATGCCGAAGTCGGAGTGAAAGCGCGCGAGGATCGATGGTGGCGGGCCCGATGCAAACTGATCTTAAATCGGAAAATTAAAAACAAAACGCCGATCAAGATGATCGacgggagagagaaaaaaaattagagtaagggttcgggaaaaagactctctagctAGGGCAGCCGGTAAACATGACTaacggacgaaccctaggtacgggcggcgctgCCTCCGGagacggtcatggaggccgaccgccccggggacgGCGCGCAGGTGCGGAAGCGACAGCGGCTAGAGTTTTGAATCgaggttaggctgataccatgtcagaagggagagagagaggatttATGAAATTTTTGttatattgcttgagcctcgtgggcatatatatgagtacaatgatctacttgaGTACAAGTCAGAACAAATCATAATCTATCTCATCTTTCCTAATAATTAATATACTCAACACTTCCCAACCTGTTGGACCTTTAATTAGATCAATTCCAACAAGATAGTGTTCTGTTTATTTACTGGAGAAAGATCAGAAGAAAAGTGGGGACTAAGAGCAACTCCAAGCATTCCTCTAAAAAGAAACTTCCCGTAAAAATGCTTTTATTTTTATAggatgtctgtacattctaggggAAGTTTCTAAAAGCTACTTTCGTGAGATCCAGTAAACATTTTATCCtaaatgttttttttatttttattaaataaaactaaataatGTCCTACGGTCGGCCAGTCAGTGACACACGTGATGGCCTCCGGCGTGGCAGTGttccgcggaggcggcggcgatggcatgGTGGCGTTCCAGCGGCACTGCAGCTAGTCAGTGACATGCATGACGGCCTCCGGCGCGGCAGTGTTCCGCGGGGGCGGCGGCCACGGCATGATGGCGTTCCAGTGGCACGGCAGTGGCGAGCATGCAACGGTTACGAGGTGGCGGTGTTCCGCAGGTTGGCGGCGCATCGGGAAGTTTCAGGCAGTTATCTTGCCGCCAGAAGTGTACGGGGAGCAAAACTTCACCTAAACCTGAAGGAAGTTGGGGCCAAGTTTACAAGCAGTTGGGGACATGATTTTGGCCCAAAACTTCCCCAATCGGTAGTTTTTTTTACGGATACGGGatctgttggagttgctctaagatcACTGTATGGCTACGTATTGTGGTCTCAAACTCTCAATTGATTGATCAGAACAATATCAGATAGACTGATCCCACTGCAATACATTTGACCTGAAGCATAACTAGTACTGGGTAGTAGTAATGTTTCATGATAGCAGGGTGAAGCTAATGCACTAAAAGACAGCATCTGAGAATCGAGGTCCAAAAAAgaatcccccgcaaaaaaaaaggtcGAAAAAAGAACAGAAGcagagtttttttttcttttctgaagtTATTAATAGGATGAATCCTTAACTACTAATCTAGTGGACATTAAAATAAGTAATTGACGGGCAGATTTAGTTCAGAGAAAACATTAACTTACGAAGGTCAAAGCATGTTCTACTAAGATCTCTATAACAGAATAATATCAGGCCGGGCAAGATTGCGCTCCATTATAGGGCAGGATGAGTTGAAAGAAAGTTAAGAGcatatttaccacactgagaataTAAAAGCATGAAACGCACCCATACCTCACAGAAAGCTACATCTGTCGTAAGGAAATAAAATCATTGCTGCTTTTACGAGATCTTAGTCTTATGCAAATTACTTGGGCGGTAAAGATTTTGTAAGGACAGTTTTGGGGAGAATATTTGTAGTTGATTGGTATCTAGTCCCCATGGGAACCTTTAGAACATTTTTGTGAAAGTACTATATATCGCGCAAATTCACAATTTTAGATATTCAGGTGCAAAATACGAGAAAATTGTGCTGAATTTCATAGTTCCAGACCACATGCGCAAAACAGGATCATAATAGTCTAAGCAGCAGATCACACATTCTCTCTCCCGCGAGCAACAATATCACCACCAAAACGTGTGCTAGTTCAGAAGAAACAAAGATAGTACTACTATCACTCTATCATCATCATGGAGCAGCTTCGTttgtggcggcggcagcggcggcagcagcatccgAGGTCCAAAGAGGCGCCGTCGTCCGCAGCCGCCCCTTCCTGCCGCCGGGCGGCGCACAGCAGCACTGGGTAGTGCCGCTGCAGTAGGCCTTGCCGGAAGGGCCGTTCAGCAAGGCGCACATGCGCGCGCACTTCACTCCCCCGTTGCTGTTCGAGCGGCAGTCGTTGATCGGATAGCAGTCTGCACGTTCAAAAATTGCTTTAGCATTAGATTTCAGATTGGTGCAGAAGGACTGGAAATTTTTGTGTCCGCAATACTAATAATAATAGAAAAGGAGGAGTTTAGCTAACCTAGTGCGTCTGCAGAGGACATCAGGTGGGTGGCCATGACTGCGAGGGCGGCAAAGCAGACGATCGTCCTTGCGTTGGTCTTCATAAGCGCCATGACCGCGAGTATCTTCCTCTTCTCTCCAAATGGGCCAAGCAATGTGTCGGTGCGATTATGTTTCTTCGCCAACGTTTATATAGAGGGAGAGATCGGCACATATGCACATGGTAGTACTGAAAACCTTGCTTTGAGATGTGTGTTGCCACATGGCGCACTTCGAGTTGGGTCTAACTGGAGAGGGAAAAATACCCAGTCTCATAAAAAAATTGGTCTGTCTAACGCACATCTAGATGTATATTTCTTAGGGCAGTGAtacgcgccggcgcaccggcccaaatttTGGCCGGTCAGCCTGCAGCCGTGCGATCTGGCAGGCAG
The sequence above is drawn from the Triticum aestivum cultivar Chinese Spring chromosome 7A, IWGSC CS RefSeq v2.1, whole genome shotgun sequence genome and encodes:
- the LOC123147007 gene encoding uncharacterized protein isoform X2; this translates as MALMKTNARTIVCFAALAVMATHLMSSADALDCYPINDCRSNSNGGVKCARMCALLNGPSGKAYCSGTTQRLFGPRMLLPPLPPPQTKLLHDDDRVIVVLSLFLLN
- the LOC123147007 gene encoding uncharacterized protein isoform X1 — encoded protein: MALMKTNARTIVCFAALAVMATHLMSSADALDCYPINDCRSNSNGGVKCARMCALLNGPSGKAYCSGTTQCCCAPPGGRKGRLRTTAPLWTSDAAAAAAAATNEAAP